CAATTGGTGATTTCTCAATTGGAAAAGTCGAAAGAGGCTTTTTTGCATAACAACACAGAGTTAGCATTGGAAATTACAAGTGCTGAGAAGCGGGTAAACGCTTTCGAATTAAAGGTTGAAAGCAGTTGTGAAAATTATATAGCTCTCTTTAATCCGGTTGCTATTGATTTAAGATTAGTACTTTCAATCATGAAAATTAGTATTACTTTGGAACGAATTGGAGATTATGCCGATAGTATAGCGAGGCATATTATTGAAGATAGTTGTAATCGTTTTAATGAAGATATAATCAATCAATTAGAACTGGAGAAAATGTTAGATATTCTTATTAGCATGATGACAGATAGTTATGTGATTTTAAACTCCGAAAACTCCCAATCATTTGGAAGAATATTAGCAAAAGATAAAGGAATAAACGAAATTTATCGTTCATCCATCTATAGAATAGAAGAAATTTTAAAACAAGAAAGTAGTACTATTCATTGTGGATTGAAATTAATGTTAGTGCTTAGAAATATGGAAAGAATTGGAGATCACTGCAAAAACATAGTAGAAGAAATTGTTTTTTACACAGATGCAAAAGTATTGAAACATAAAGGAAAGATAGAGTAGTTATTCACTAATTTTGCTGTCCTAACAGGTAAACAAACGAAAATGAAGGAAAAAGAAAGAATATTATTAGTAGATGATGACAAAAGCATTTCTGAAATTCTGGATTTCAATTTAAGAAATGAAGGATTCAAAGTTACTACCGCATATTCTGCCGAAGAGGCTCTAAGTTTAGATTTAAAACAATTTAACCTCCTTTTATTAGACGTAATGATGGGCGGCATTTCAGGCTACAAATTGGCAGAAAAATTAAGAACCGATGAAATTTCTATTCCCATTATTTTTTTAACAGCCAAGGATACAGAAAATGATATGTTAACAGGTTTTTCTGTTGGTGGTGACGATTACATTTCTAAACCTTTTTCCATCAAAGAAGTTATTGCAAGAATAAAAGCTGTTTTGAAAAGAAGTAATTCAACATTTCCATCTCAATCCAATTCTATAGAAATCGGAGCGTTTTTGATAGATTTGGAGTTAAAAAAAATACATCTAAATAATGTTGAAATTCCATTAACTAAAACAGAATTAGAACTGTTAATGTTATTAGCTCAAAACCCAGATTCTCTTTTCTCTAGAGAAAGAATTATTAACAAAATATGGAAAGAAGCCCCCTATATTACCGAACGAACCGTTGACGTACACGTTGCCAGATTAAGAAAAAAATTGGGTGATTATAAAGATATAATTGCTAACCGAGCGGGATATGGTTATTATTTTAACTCTGATATCTTATGAAACTAAATTTTCGTTATCGCCTTTTTCTATACATTGCAACACTCTTTACGGTCTTCGCTATTGGAATTGGAGTTTTTGAGCATTATAGAGAAAAAATCATTAAAACAGAAGGGCTGGAAGAAAAATTAGATGTTTATGCTCAACTTATTCAATCTTCACTTTCTGACAACTCGAATAATTACAAACAAGTTGTGCAGAAGTTAGAATCAACTTTTCCTCCCGACTTAAGAATAACCATCATTGATCCACAAGGAAATATTTTGTATGATAATGCGCTTGGAAATTTTTCAAGAATGGAAAATCATGCCAATAGAAATGAAATAAAAGCTGCTGATTTGAGAGGTAATGGTTCGGATATTCGTAAATCTGAATCGACTAATCAACCTTATCTGTATTATGCCAAAAAATTTAACAATCACTATATCCGAGTAGCTCTTCCCTATGACATCCAATTGCAGAGGTTTCTGAAAACAGACAATCTCTTTTTATATTTCTTGTTGGGATTATTTATTCTAACACTTATCGTTATTCACAGAATTACAAGACAATTTGGTGATTCTATTAAGCAATTGCGCGATTTTGCAATAAACTCAGACCATAATGATTTATCTTTTGGAGACGATGAATTAGGTGAAATTAGTCGAAAAATTTCTGAAAACTATCATCTCCTAGAATTGAACGAGAAAAAGATTTCTCTGGAAAAGCAAAAGCTCTTACAACATATCCAAATCTCAGAGGAAGGTATCTGTTTTATTTCACCCGAAAGAAAAATTGAACTCTATAATGGTTTGTTTATTCAATACCTTAATCAATTAGTTGATGAATCAAAGAGCAATCCAAAGACTATTTTGACAGACCCATTTTTTTCCTCTATCCATCAATTTATAGAACAAACAGAAATAAAATATTTTGAAACAGAAATAAAAAAGCAAGGGAAAATATTTTCACTTCGTGCCAATCTTTTTGACGATGGTAGTTCGGAAGTAATTATAACAGATGTTACCCAACAAGAAAAGACAAAGCAGTTAAAACAAGAAATGACAGGAAATATTGCACATGAGTTAAGAACGCCAATAACAAGTATCCGAGCCTATTTAGAAACGATTATAGATCAATCATTACCAGAGGAAAAACAAAAACATTTCATTAAACAAGCGTTCTATCAAACACTTACCTTATCTGACATGATAAAAGATATGAGCATCATAGCAAAGTTAGAAGAAGCTCCAGATTCATTTACATTAGAAAATATCGATTTGACCAAATTATTAAATGAAATAAAAGAAGAACATAAAAGTGTTTTAGAACGAAGTCAAATTCAAATGCAATATCAATTTCCTCAAAATTTAACTATAAATGGAAATTTAAGTTTGCTAACTTCCATTTTTAGAAATTTGATAGAAAACAGTATTCGTTATGCTGGTGAGCAAATTCAGATTAATATCTCACTACTGAATGAAGACGATGAGTTTTACTACTTTTCCTATTATGATACTGGAATTGGGATAAGGAATGAAGAACATCTCAATCGAATATTCGAACGCTTTTACCGAGTTCAAGAAGGTAGAACGAGAGATACAGGAGGAAGCGGATTAGGGCTTTCTATTGTAAAAAATGCGGTTCTTTTTCATAAGGGAAACATTTCCGTAAAGAATCGTAAAGGCGGTGGATTAGAATTTATGTTTAGCTTAAAAAAGCATTAAACATTGTAAATATAGATTATTATAGAAACTTTGATAATACTAATAAAATAGCCGACACACAGACAAGCACATTACGCATTTTGGCAACCGCACGAAGCCGACAAAAAATGCGTAAAGAGCTTGCTTTCCCCAACCTAATAAAATTTGTCTTCCCCTTCTCTTTTTTTTTATTTTTTGCCGACACTCAAACCAATGACGAATGACTACGAATGAATGCCCACAGCATATAACAAGCGGTTTGAACGCAAGGCGGGTAAAGTGCTTCGATTAAACATTTTCGGTAAGAAAAAAGCATTATCTTCGTATCAACATTTGTCGGTAAATCCGCCCTGCGTCAAGCCGCGAACCGTTAGTGGCAACCTTGACTAACGACAGTGTAACTTTGAAACATTTACCTTTGACCAGACAATTTTTAAAACTAAGTGAAACGGACAATAAAATATTATAGAATTATATGGCTTAAACATGACTTACCTGCCGGACTTTCTGTTTTTCTTGTTGCATTACCCCTTTGTTTGGGCATTGCTTTAGCTTCGGACGCACCGCTTTACGCAGGACTTTTATCGGGCATCATAGGCGGACTTGTAGTTTCTTTAATAAGCGGCTCACAGCTTGCAGTTTCAGGACCTGCTGCGGGTCTGACAACCATAATTGCCGCTTCAATCGTTTCACTTGGCGATTACAAAGTTTTTTTGCTTGCCGTTATGGTTGCAGGGTTGTTTCAGCTTATTCTCGGACTGTTGAAACTCGGAGTAATCGCAAATTATTTTCCTTCTTCGGTTATAAAAGGGATGTTGGCTGCAATCGGCATTATTCTCATTTCAAAACAAATTCCTTTGGCTATTGGTTACGACCAACCCGACTTTTGGACAAGCGGTTTTCTTCACCTTTTTTCTCCCGACAATTTGTTGGGTAATTTTGATCATTTTAACCGAAACATCACACGAGGTGCAATACTAATAACGATTGTTTCTCTTATTGTTTTGGTTGTGCTTCAACAACCGTTTGCGAAAAAGCTAAAAGTAATTCCTGCACCACTTTTAGTTGTGGTTTTCGGTATTGTTGCAAACATTATTTTTACAAATGCTTCTTCTTCCTTCTCTCTTAAAGAAACTCAATTGGTAAATATTCCGTCTAATGTTTTCTCAAATATTTCTTTTCCCGACTTCACAAAACTCTTTTCTACATCGGAAATTTGGGAATACGGTGTAGTTATCGGTTTACTTGCGACTTTAGAAACATTACTTTGTATTGAAGCCGTTGACAAATTGGACAGGCAAAACAGAATTACGCCTATCAATCGTGAATTAGTTGCACAGGGAATTGGAAACATGACCTGCGGACTTTTAGGGGCTATTCCGATGACAGCTGTTGTGGTAAGAGGCGCAGCCAACATTGATGCAGGTGGAAGAACAAAACTTTCAGCATTTACACACGGTGTTTTTCTTTTGCTTGCAGTATTATTTGTTCCTTTTTTACTCAACAAAATTCCTTATGCTTCACTTTCGGCAATTCTTCTTATTACGGGCTACAATCTGACAAAGCCTAAACTTTACCAAAGCATGTGGAACTTAGGATGGAAACAATTTCTGCCGTTTTTAATTACTGTTGTGGTTATTCTTTCAACCGACTTGCTTATTGGTGTCAGCATCGGGCTTTTGATTTCCGTTTATTTTATTATTCAAAACAATTTCAGAGCGGAGTATAAGATTACCAAAACACAGCAGCAGGGAATTGAAACCTACTATATCAAACTAAACAGCAATGTGACATTTTTAAACAAAGTGGAACTAAGAAAGACATTAGACGAAGTGCCTGAATACAGTGTGCTGACTATTGACGGCAGCGAATGTAATTTTATTGACCACGACATTTTAGAAATTATCAGCGAATACGGAAACAAAGCCCGCAACAAACATATTGAATTGCACTTGAAAGGAATTGAAAAGGTAAATATTACGGCAGTGCATTGACAGAAAAGAAAGGCAGCCACTAACATCGGTAGCTGTTGCACAACTCTCTAAAAAAAGAAAAAAACATCAAAAACGGCTTCATAAGAAGCGTTTTAAGCACAATTGGTTTTTTTTCTATGTTTTTTAAGTTGGTTTTTTGGGTGGTTTATATAGGAGTTGTGAGCGTTGTGATGTAGTCAATAAAAAAACGAAAGGTGTTTTGCGGAGTTACCTCTATTTTTTGCATGGCTTGCACTGATTTAAGCCGTTTTACAGCATTTTATTTTTCACTTTAGGGAAATCTACCTTTGAAAAAGGCTTCTTTAAAGTTGCCTAAATTTGAACTAAATGCGTAGTTTAGCAGCGGAATTATCGGAGAAAGGAAGTTATTAGACAGTCTGCCGTTATACACATTAATGATCTACGAAACATAAAATAATAATATATTTGCAAAACTTAATTTTTAATAACTAAAAAAACAAGAAAAACGAAAAAAACAGTACTTTCAGCAGTTTTTACAGCAATAATGGCTGTAACAGTAAACGCACAATGGCAAACAGTGGGCACAGCAGGCTTTTCGGCAGGAGATGCAAATTACACATCACTTGCCTTCAGCAACAGCAACGAACCTTATGTGGCTTATGCGGATGGTGCAAATTCAGGCAAAGCTACTGTAATGAAGTTTGTAAATACTCCAACAGGTATTAACGAACTTAACGAAGTAAACAACACCATAGCTGTTTATCCCAACCCGGCATCTACCATTACAACAATAGCTGGCTTAGCTGTTGGTCAATCACTACAAGTAATGGATGTAACAGGTAAGCTTGTTTATCAAACTGTGGTAAAATCTTCAACTTTAGAATTAGAACTAACGAATTTCGAAAACGGAGTGTATATCATCCAAGTAGAACAAAACGGAGCAGTAGCACAAAAGACGCTTATAGTGAACAAATAGTAATTTTTTTCATAGATAACACAAACCTTGTCTTTTAATTTAGGCAGGGTTTTGTGTTTATATGGATTAACAGATGGTGGTTTTTCCGACTGGTATCTTCCCACTATTAACGAGCTTTCTATTTTATTGCATAACCGTTTTCATGTAAATAAAGCGTTAAATGCTGGGGGTTTTACATTATTGTCAAATACTGCCAACTACTGGAGTAGTACGGAGTACAGTGCACCATACGCATTCTGCTTCACCTTCAGCAACGGCAGCGCAGGCGGCAACGTTAAGACGAATCATTATAGTGTGCGTGCCGTTCGGACTTTTTAACTATTTTCCCCATGAAATATGTTTTACTTTGAGTATGCCCTTAAGAGTGAGAAAGATAGTAATATTTGAAAAGTTCTTGGAGTAAACTCTATATAAAAGTAGCAATGAAAATGATCTTATGGGGTGACTCTATTTAGTACAGCGAAACGCTAGAATTTATACATAATATCGAACTATCGGAAGAATTATTTGTAAATAAAAATACCTACGAGTTTATACTGTTGATTTTGGAAAACAACAACGAGTCTTTTAGGTAGTATAAATACCCATTGTGGCGATATTACAACAATAGTGAACTGTAATGTACAATATAATATAGTTTTAAAAACTCATATATTTGGAGGAGTACTTGTCTATATTGGAGTGGAGGAGTAGTGAGATTCAAGAAAGAAGTAATGCTTGTTAATAAAGACCACCGAACCGTTAACATAGGTGCCCATTCCACAACTCCCCCAAACACCGGTCAAACCAATTTTTAGTTAGAAAATGACTTTAATAGTTGGCAATGGAGTGGGCAGAGTTTTTCAAAAATGCCAGGGAAATAAAATGGTGTTAGATAACCATGTTCATTTCTATCCCTGTTTATTTCTTTATTATATAGTTTGACGGTTTGGTATATTTTCGCACCCGCATGATAACACCGCCTAAAGTACTTGCATTTGTACTGGCTTCATTCTTGTCCATAGCAACCATGTCGCTGTTGTTTGAAAAATTGCTTGGCAATCAGGAATATATTAAATATTTCACACTCCAAGATATTGTTGGGTATGAAAGTTTTAAGAAAGATAGGTTGGCTGGCAACGAAAAAATAAAAGCAGAAAAAGAGAAGGTAGATTTTGAAGAAAAGTTGTTGGCAACTATGCATACTTTGTCAGACTCGATTAATGTTGCACAACAAATCGCAGACCTTGATTCAACACGTTTTTGGCTGCCAAACAATGACCGTAATTTCTGGAATGAATTGTTTGCTCAGTGGGAAAAACTGAAAGATAACAAGACCCTTTTTAGGATTTTACATTATGGTGATTCACAAATAGAAATGGACAGAATCACTGCTTACATTCGAGAAAATCTGCAAAAACAATTTGGCGGAGGCGGTCCGGGGTTGTTGCCGGCATTGCAATTAGTGCCATCTTATTCGATACAACAAAGCAGCTCTGAAAACTGGAAACGCTATGTCTCTTTTGGTGTTAATAATGACCGAGTGGAGCACAATCATTACGGAATCAGTGGGACTTTATGCAGGTTTGATTCATTATATGCCAATGTGAGCATCAGTCCACGCAATAGGAAGAAGTCTGTTCATTTACAGAAATTTGAATCAGCCAAAGTAATTGTAGGCAGGCTCAGCTCTCCTCTGACAGTGAAGATATCTTATCCGCGTGGCAGCAATACCCAAACACTGAAGCCCAATCATTCAGAACAAATGATTCGTTGGAATTTTGACACTGCTCAATCCTATTTCAACTTCGGGTTTACAGGAGATAGTACTGCTGATATCTTAGGCATTGCCATTGACCCCCAATGGGGAATCGTGATGGATAATATTCCTTGGAGAGGCTCATCCGGATTAACTTTTACTTCAATCAGCAAATCTTCGCTTAAGAAAACGTATCATTTTTTGAGTGTCAAAATGGTCATTCTGCAATTTGGTGGCAATAGTGTCCCACATCTTAAGGATGAAAAAATGATTGAAAACTTTGTGCAACGTTTTGCGAGACAAATTGACCATATCAGAGCCATTGATTCCACTATTAAAGTATTGGTAATCGGACCTTCGGACATGTCGGTAAATGAGATGGGGGAAATGAAAACATATCCGCTTCTTGAAAAACTCATAACCAGAATGAGAGAAGTAAGTAATCAAAAGGGAGCTGCATATTGGAGTTTGTATCATGCAATGGGTGGTTACAACAGTATGGCAAATTGGGTAAAAGCACAACCGGCATTAGGAGCACCTGATTATATTCATTTCACACAATTGGGTGCACAAGAAATAGCCTTTATCCTTAAAAAAGCAATCTGGCGTGAATATGACATTTACCAAAAGAAAAAAAGATTAGAAAATCATAGTGAATAGGCTGCTTGTATTGATATTGTCTTGTGTGCTACTCGAAAACGCTTTGGGGCAAGATTTTATTCAATATGAAAATAAATATTCCTTTATTCAATATGACAACAACCGAATAGAATTACCGGGAGACAGTCTGGACTTTATGATGTTCATGAAAAAGTTTGATCATCTTGTGGGTACAGGACAAGGCAAACTTAATATTGTTCACTTTGGTGGTTCACACGTACAAGCGGATATGTGGACCAGAACCATTAGACAGCATTTTGACAGGTTTCTCAACCAACGCTTTGCAAGCAGAGGAACTATCTTTCCCTACAAAGCTGTGAGAACAAATGGTTCATCTCAATATGATGTAGAATACAATAAACCATGGAATGGACTTCGCAATGTTATGCTCAACGGAAGTGGAGAAAGAATGGGTTTGATGGGTTGGAGGGCTACTGCTAAGGATAGCGGTCAATACATTAAAATTACATTGAAAAATGATGAGAGCAGTTTATTCTATTTTGATGAATTAAGGGTGTTTTATGACACAGGGGTCATGTATTTTCCTTTCAGTATCGAAGTAGATTCAATGGCTTACATGTCTGACTTTGACACTTCATGCAGTTGTGCTAAGTTTTTATTTAATGAGATTGCCAACAGCTTTACTTTGACTGTGCATAAATTGGATTCCTTACAAACTGCATTTAATCTTTATGGCATTCAAACCGACTTACACAATACAGGTTTAATATATCATTCGGTTGGCGTCAATGGCGCATCCATCCCGTCATACCTTAGTTGTCCGGATTTAGAACAACAGCTCGCTTTGTTACATCCCGATCTTATTATTTTTTCCATTGGAATTAATGATGCTTTTGGAATTAACTTTTCAAGAGAGGGTTTTGAGTACAACTATACAGAACTAATCAGGCGAATCAGAAAGACCTGTCCGGATGTAGCCATCTTATTTACAACCAATACCGACAGTTATAAGACAATTAGAAGAAGGGTGTATAAAAATTATAGCGGCAATGAAGTTAGAACCGCCATGTATAATCTGGCAAAAAAGAACGGTGCTGCAGTTTGGGACTTGTATTCTGTGATGGGGGGCTTGGGGTCTATTGCTTCATGGAAAAAACATGGATTGGCGCAAAGAGATTTGGTGCATTTGAACAATGCCGGATATACATATTTGGGAAATCTCTTCTTTGATGCATTTCTAACAAAATACGAAGATTTTATCTTGTCTCCTTTTGCCACTTTATCGTATGAATGAATTTATTAAAGAATACATAATACAACTGCTGACTTACTCGCCCAAGAACCCACTCATTTTTACGGGAGTGTATTTTTGGGGCTTTTTCGCTGTTGTTTTTGCTGTTTTTTCTGTCATTCATAAAAGGATTACACTGCGCAATCTTTTCTTATTTGTTGCCAGTATTTTCTTTTATTATAAAACCAGCGGCTTATATTTTACACTGCTTCTTGCAACCATTATTTATGATTATTTTATAGGGTTGAGCATGTATAAGACCCAACATCCGTTCCTGCGCAAATGCTGGATTGTGTTGAGTGTAACCCTGAATCTTTTTATCTTAGCATACTTTAAGTACGCTTATTTCTTTACAGATTCTTACAATGCAATTTTCAATACTGACTACAAGGTGTTGAATTACTTTGCTGTGTTCCAACATACATTGACAGGAAGTGGCTCTATCGTTGATAAAATCATCCTTCCCATTGGTATATCATTCTATACCTTTCAGTCAATTAGTTATACGGTTGAGATATATAGAGGGAAATTAAAGCCACTAACCAACATCTTTGATTACGGTTTTTTTGTTGCATTTTTCCCGCCACTGGTTTCAGGTCCAATTGTGCGTGCATCGGAGTTTATTCCTCAAATGCTTTCCAAATATCACATTACCGGCTATCAATTTGGTTTTGCTGTTTTTATGATTCTGCAAGGATTGCTCAAGAAAATGGTTTTTGGAGATTATATGGCAATACACTTCATAGACAAAATCTATGCAGCACCGGAAACCTATCCGGGGTTTGCCAGTCTGATGGCTGCACTCTGTTATTCTCTGCAAGTATATTTGGATTTTTCAGGCTATACCGATATTTCTATAGGG
The sequence above is drawn from the Bacteroidia bacterium genome and encodes:
- a CDS encoding ATP-binding protein, whose amino-acid sequence is MKLNFRYRLFLYIATLFTVFAIGIGVFEHYREKIIKTEGLEEKLDVYAQLIQSSLSDNSNNYKQVVQKLESTFPPDLRITIIDPQGNILYDNALGNFSRMENHANRNEIKAADLRGNGSDIRKSESTNQPYLYYAKKFNNHYIRVALPYDIQLQRFLKTDNLFLYFLLGLFILTLIVIHRITRQFGDSIKQLRDFAINSDHNDLSFGDDELGEISRKISENYHLLELNEKKISLEKQKLLQHIQISEEGICFISPERKIELYNGLFIQYLNQLVDESKSNPKTILTDPFFSSIHQFIEQTEIKYFETEIKKQGKIFSLRANLFDDGSSEVIITDVTQQEKTKQLKQEMTGNIAHELRTPITSIRAYLETIIDQSLPEEKQKHFIKQAFYQTLTLSDMIKDMSIIAKLEEAPDSFTLENIDLTKLLNEIKEEHKSVLERSQIQMQYQFPQNLTINGNLSLLTSIFRNLIENSIRYAGEQIQINISLLNEDDEFYYFSYYDTGIGIRNEEHLNRIFERFYRVQEGRTRDTGGSGLGLSIVKNAVLFHKGNISVKNRKGGGLEFMFSLKKH
- a CDS encoding response regulator transcription factor; translated protein: MKEKERILLVDDDKSISEILDFNLRNEGFKVTTAYSAEEALSLDLKQFNLLLLDVMMGGISGYKLAEKLRTDEISIPIIFLTAKDTENDMLTGFSVGGDDYISKPFSIKEVIARIKAVLKRSNSTFPSQSNSIEIGAFLIDLELKKIHLNNVEIPLTKTELELLMLLAQNPDSLFSRERIINKIWKEAPYITERTVDVHVARLRKKLGDYKDIIANRAGYGYYFNSDIL
- a CDS encoding SulP family inorganic anion transporter codes for the protein MKRTIKYYRIIWLKHDLPAGLSVFLVALPLCLGIALASDAPLYAGLLSGIIGGLVVSLISGSQLAVSGPAAGLTTIIAASIVSLGDYKVFLLAVMVAGLFQLILGLLKLGVIANYFPSSVIKGMLAAIGIILISKQIPLAIGYDQPDFWTSGFLHLFSPDNLLGNFDHFNRNITRGAILITIVSLIVLVVLQQPFAKKLKVIPAPLLVVVFGIVANIIFTNASSSFSLKETQLVNIPSNVFSNISFPDFTKLFSTSEIWEYGVVIGLLATLETLLCIEAVDKLDRQNRITPINRELVAQGIGNMTCGLLGAIPMTAVVVRGAANIDAGGRTKLSAFTHGVFLLLAVLFVPFLLNKIPYASLSAILLITGYNLTKPKLYQSMWNLGWKQFLPFLITVVVILSTDLLIGVSIGLLISVYFIIQNNFRAEYKITKTQQQGIETYYIKLNSNVTFLNKVELRKTLDEVPEYSVLTIDGSECNFIDHDILEIISEYGNKARNKHIELHLKGIEKVNITAVH
- a CDS encoding T9SS type A sorting domain-containing protein, which translates into the protein MAVTVNAQWQTVGTAGFSAGDANYTSLAFSNSNEPYVAYADGANSGKATVMKFVNTPTGINELNEVNNTIAVYPNPASTITTIAGLAVGQSLQVMDVTGKLVYQTVVKSSTLELELTNFENGVYIIQVEQNGAVAQKTLIVNK
- a CDS encoding GDSL-type esterase/lipase family protein, yielding MITPPKVLAFVLASFLSIATMSLLFEKLLGNQEYIKYFTLQDIVGYESFKKDRLAGNEKIKAEKEKVDFEEKLLATMHTLSDSINVAQQIADLDSTRFWLPNNDRNFWNELFAQWEKLKDNKTLFRILHYGDSQIEMDRITAYIRENLQKQFGGGGPGLLPALQLVPSYSIQQSSSENWKRYVSFGVNNDRVEHNHYGISGTLCRFDSLYANVSISPRNRKKSVHLQKFESAKVIVGRLSSPLTVKISYPRGSNTQTLKPNHSEQMIRWNFDTAQSYFNFGFTGDSTADILGIAIDPQWGIVMDNIPWRGSSGLTFTSISKSSLKKTYHFLSVKMVILQFGGNSVPHLKDEKMIENFVQRFARQIDHIRAIDSTIKVLVIGPSDMSVNEMGEMKTYPLLEKLITRMREVSNQKGAAYWSLYHAMGGYNSMANWVKAQPALGAPDYIHFTQLGAQEIAFILKKAIWREYDIYQKKKRLENHSE
- a CDS encoding GDSL-type esterase/lipase family protein — translated: MNRLLVLILSCVLLENALGQDFIQYENKYSFIQYDNNRIELPGDSLDFMMFMKKFDHLVGTGQGKLNIVHFGGSHVQADMWTRTIRQHFDRFLNQRFASRGTIFPYKAVRTNGSSQYDVEYNKPWNGLRNVMLNGSGERMGLMGWRATAKDSGQYIKITLKNDESSLFYFDELRVFYDTGVMYFPFSIEVDSMAYMSDFDTSCSCAKFLFNEIANSFTLTVHKLDSLQTAFNLYGIQTDLHNTGLIYHSVGVNGASIPSYLSCPDLEQQLALLHPDLIIFSIGINDAFGINFSREGFEYNYTELIRRIRKTCPDVAILFTTNTDSYKTIRRRVYKNYSGNEVRTAMYNLAKKNGAAVWDLYSVMGGLGSIASWKKHGLAQRDLVHLNNAGYTYLGNLFFDAFLTKYEDFILSPFATLSYE
- a CDS encoding MBOAT family protein, giving the protein MNEFIKEYIIQLLTYSPKNPLIFTGVYFWGFFAVVFAVFSVIHKRITLRNLFLFVASIFFYYKTSGLYFTLLLATIIYDYFIGLSMYKTQHPFLRKCWIVLSVTLNLFILAYFKYAYFFTDSYNAIFNTDYKVLNYFAVFQHTLTGSGSIVDKIILPIGISFYTFQSISYTVEIYRGKLKPLTNIFDYGFFVAFFPPLVSGPIVRASEFIPQMLSKYHITGYQFGFAVFMILQGLLKKMVFGDYMAIHFIDKIYAAPETYPGFASLMAALCYSLQVYLDFSGYTDISIGVALLMGYRFMTNFNSPYKALNVADFWRRWHISLSTWLRDYLYIPLGGNRKGSWASYIIIALVASILVLLIGDYNYFLIFGGIALVFIILSKLFPAFKKQVDLNINLMITMLLGGLWHGSTWNFIIWGGINGLGLVVYKLWKKISPYEKLKGWYIRAFKIALTFLFVSYTRIWFRAPNKEVADTVRFKIFQDMDWSLADKVIEGYWKVFALFVVGMIVHWLPRSLKLKYRFAFIKAPIPIKLLAVVVTVFLIWQTVTAGFVPFIYFQF
- the phoU gene encoding phosphate signaling complex protein PhoU, which gives rise to MKQNEQELEQLKNEINQMWQLVISQLEKSKEAFLHNNTELALEITSAEKRVNAFELKVESSCENYIALFNPVAIDLRLVLSIMKISITLERIGDYADSIARHIIEDSCNRFNEDIINQLELEKMLDILISMMTDSYVILNSENSQSFGRILAKDKGINEIYRSSIYRIEEILKQESSTIHCGLKLMLVLRNMERIGDHCKNIVEEIVFYTDAKVLKHKGKIE